A single genomic interval of Sulfurovum sp. TSL6 harbors:
- a CDS encoding 1-aminocyclopropane-1-carboxylate deaminase/D-cysteine desulfhydrase, whose protein sequence is MKTLHFPSPIQSITFEKHHFYLKRDDLIDADFSGNKARKFYYFLQHDFPDVNKLVSYGSAQSNAMYSLSVLAKMKGWEFEYVVDHVADYLKEHPHGNYKAALDNGMKIIEEESVSSDYPKNVLFIEEGGRQKEAEFGLRALAEEIAAWQEENDVRALNIFLPSGTGTTALFLQKYLPSNRVYTTACVGDENYLKKQFLALEKDENHHPEILSLEKKHHFAKLYKENYKIWLKLQQQTGVEFDLLYDPLGWRVLLAHPEVFSVPTLYIHQGGVLGNESMLPRYKRKYD, encoded by the coding sequence ATGAAAACTTTACATTTTCCCTCTCCCATACAATCCATTACTTTTGAAAAACATCATTTTTATCTGAAACGAGATGATCTGATAGATGCCGATTTCTCTGGTAACAAAGCACGAAAATTTTACTATTTTCTTCAGCATGATTTTCCTGATGTCAATAAACTTGTCTCTTATGGTTCTGCACAGTCTAATGCCATGTATTCACTCTCTGTATTGGCCAAGATGAAAGGATGGGAGTTTGAGTATGTCGTAGACCACGTTGCTGACTATTTGAAAGAACACCCTCATGGAAATTACAAGGCTGCACTGGATAATGGCATGAAGATCATTGAAGAAGAGAGCGTTTCTTCTGACTACCCGAAGAATGTTCTTTTTATAGAAGAGGGTGGACGGCAAAAAGAAGCAGAGTTTGGATTACGGGCATTGGCTGAAGAAATTGCAGCATGGCAAGAAGAGAATGATGTAAGAGCATTAAATATATTTCTACCTTCAGGTACCGGTACAACGGCACTTTTTTTGCAAAAATATCTTCCTTCAAACAGGGTATATACGACAGCATGTGTAGGAGATGAGAACTATCTCAAAAAACAGTTTTTAGCGTTAGAAAAGGATGAAAATCATCATCCTGAGATCTTGAGTTTGGAGAAAAAACACCATTTTGCTAAACTTTATAAAGAAAACTATAAAATTTGGCTAAAATTACAACAACAAACGGGAGTGGAGTTTGACCTCCTATATGACCCCCTTGGATGGAGAGTCCTACTTGCACATCCTGAGGTCTTTTCTGTACCAACACTCTACATCCATCAAGGTGGCGTGTTAGGCAATGAGAGTATGCTCCCAAGATATAAAAGAAAATACGACTAG
- the fbaA gene encoding class II fructose-bisphosphate aldolase, translating to MSTKVLDVVPAGVVTGDDLQKLFKIAKEEGFALPAVNVVSTSSVNAVLEAAKKVNSPVMVQFSNGGGAYYAGKGLPSDEAAILGCISGAQHVHTVAKAYGIPVVLHTDHAARKLLPWIDALLDASEAHYEAHGVPLFSSHMIDLSEEPIEENIATCKAYLERMSKIGMTLEIELGVTGGEEDGVDNTHIDNALLYTQPEEVAYAYEELSKISDKFTIAASFGNVHGVYKPGNVSLTPKILDNSQTYIEEKYNTAKKPVNFVFHGGSGSELPDIREAISYGVIKMNIDTDTQWSFWDGVRNYVAKYHDYLQGQIGNPEGEDKPNKKYYDPRKWLRAAEESTIVRLERAFDDLNCLNRN from the coding sequence ATGTCTACAAAAGTTCTAGATGTAGTGCCAGCAGGTGTCGTGACAGGGGATGACCTTCAAAAGTTATTTAAAATTGCAAAAGAGGAAGGGTTTGCTTTACCTGCGGTGAATGTGGTGAGTACCTCTTCAGTGAATGCTGTACTTGAAGCTGCAAAAAAAGTAAATTCTCCTGTAATGGTCCAGTTTTCAAACGGTGGCGGTGCATACTATGCAGGTAAAGGATTGCCATCAGACGAGGCAGCTATCTTAGGGTGTATCTCGGGTGCACAGCATGTACATACGGTAGCTAAAGCTTATGGTATACCGGTTGTGCTTCATACCGACCATGCAGCTAGAAAACTTCTGCCTTGGATAGATGCACTGCTTGATGCAAGTGAAGCGCATTACGAGGCGCATGGGGTTCCTCTTTTTTCTTCTCATATGATCGACCTGTCTGAAGAGCCTATTGAAGAGAATATCGCTACATGTAAAGCGTATTTGGAACGTATGTCAAAGATCGGTATGACACTTGAAATAGAATTAGGTGTAACAGGGGGAGAAGAAGACGGTGTAGACAATACCCATATCGATAACGCACTTCTTTATACGCAGCCTGAAGAGGTCGCATATGCCTATGAAGAGCTTTCAAAGATCTCTGACAAGTTTACGATTGCCGCTTCTTTTGGTAATGTACATGGGGTGTATAAACCGGGCAATGTTTCACTTACGCCTAAGATCCTTGATAATTCTCAAACGTATATCGAAGAGAAGTACAATACCGCCAAAAAACCTGTAAATTTTGTCTTCCACGGTGGTTCAGGTTCTGAACTCCCTGACATCAGAGAAGCCATAAGTTACGGTGTGATAAAAATGAACATAGATACCGATACCCAGTGGTCATTCTGGGATGGTGTACGTAACTATGTTGCAAAGTATCATGATTATTTACAGGGACAGATAGGTAACCCGGAGGGTGAAGATAAGCCAAACAAAAAGTATTATGATCCAAGAAAATGGTTACGTGCTGCAGAAGAGTCAACTATTGTGAGACTTGAGAGAGCATTTGATGACCTTAACTGCTTAAATAGAAACTAA